From the Candidatus Omnitrophota bacterium genome, one window contains:
- the groL gene encoding chaperonin GroEL (60 kDa chaperone family; promotes refolding of misfolded polypeptides especially under stressful conditions; forms two stacked rings of heptamers to form a barrel-shaped 14mer; ends can be capped by GroES; misfolded proteins enter the barrel where they are refolded when GroES binds): MAAKQLVFNEEARGKVLKGVEKLARAVKVTLGPKGRNVVLDKKWGSPTVTKDGVTVAKEIELEDKYENMGAQMVREVASKTSDVAGDGTTTATVLAESIYREGLKYVTAGASPISVQRGIMTATEAVVKSLQGLSRKVKDRSEIANVATISANGDSSIGEIIADAMDKVGKDGVITVEEAKSLDTTLEVVEGMQFDKGYLSPYFATDGQTLECVLEDAYILINEKKISNMREMLPILEKIAQSGRPLLIIAEDVEGEALATLVVNKIRGTLKVCAVKAPGFGDRRKEMLKDISILTGGRLITEDLGIKLENISMDDLGTAKRISVDKDNTTIVEGAGKKSDIQGRINQIRNQIEETTSDYDREKLQERLAKLAGGVAVIKVGAATETEMKEKKARVEDALHATRAAVEEGIVPGGGVALIRSQKCLDDLKIDDEDQQMGVTIVRRALEEPLRQLAFNAGMEGSIVVEKVKNEKGAKGLNVATSEYEDLVAAGVIDPTKVARSALQNAASIAGLLLTTEALICEIPEKEPAHPHPGGAPGMGGMDY, from the coding sequence ATGGCTGCAAAACAGTTGGTTTTTAATGAAGAAGCGCGCGGCAAAGTATTAAAAGGAGTCGAGAAACTTGCCCGGGCGGTAAAAGTGACGTTGGGTCCGAAAGGCCGAAATGTCGTTTTGGATAAAAAATGGGGTTCCCCCACCGTAACCAAAGACGGCGTTACCGTCGCCAAAGAGATTGAATTGGAAGACAAGTATGAAAATATGGGCGCCCAGATGGTGCGCGAAGTGGCTTCCAAGACCAGCGATGTGGCCGGCGACGGCACGACGACGGCGACGGTGCTGGCGGAATCGATCTATCGCGAAGGCTTGAAATACGTTACGGCGGGCGCCAGCCCCATTTCTGTGCAACGGGGAATCATGACTGCGACGGAAGCCGTTGTGAAAAGCCTCCAGGGACTGAGCCGGAAAGTAAAAGACCGCAGCGAAATCGCCAACGTCGCCACCATTTCCGCCAACGGCGATTCCAGCATTGGCGAAATCATCGCCGACGCGATGGATAAAGTGGGCAAGGATGGCGTCATTACCGTCGAAGAAGCCAAATCTCTCGATACCACCCTCGAAGTCGTGGAAGGGATGCAATTCGATAAGGGCTACCTCTCTCCTTATTTCGCCACGGATGGCCAGACGCTCGAATGCGTTTTGGAAGACGCTTATATCCTGATTAACGAAAAGAAAATCTCCAATATGCGCGAAATGCTTCCCATCCTGGAGAAGATTGCGCAATCCGGCCGTCCGCTGCTCATTATCGCCGAGGATGTCGAAGGCGAAGCGTTGGCGACGTTGGTCGTGAATAAGATTCGCGGCACGTTGAAAGTCTGCGCCGTGAAGGCGCCCGGATTTGGCGACCGCCGCAAAGAGATGCTGAAGGATATCTCCATCCTCACCGGCGGACGTTTGATTACCGAAGATCTCGGCATCAAGTTGGAAAATATCTCCATGGACGACTTGGGAACCGCCAAGCGCATCTCCGTGGATAAAGACAATACCACCATCGTGGAAGGCGCGGGTAAGAAATCCGATATTCAAGGCCGCATCAACCAGATCCGCAACCAGATCGAAGAAACCACTTCTGATTATGATCGCGAAAAACTGCAAGAGCGGTTGGCCAAATTGGCGGGCGGCGTGGCCGTGATTAAAGTCGGCGCCGCGACCGAAACGGAAATGAAGGAAAAGAAAGCCCGCGTCGAAGACGCTCTTCACGCCACCCGCGCTGCGGTGGAAGAAGGCATCGTCCCCGGCGGCGGCGTGGCCTTGATCCGCTCGCAGAAGTGTCTTGACGACCTGAAGATCGACGACGAAGATCAACAAATGGGCGTCACGATCGTGCGCCGCGCGTTGGAAGAGCCTTTACGCCAACTCGCCTTCAATGCGGGAATGGAAGGCTCTATCGTTGTGGAAAAGGTAAAGAACGAAAAGGGCGCCAAGGGACTCAACGTCGCCACAAGCGAATACGAAGACCTGGTCGCCGCCGGCGTCATCGATCCGACCAAGGTGGCTCGCAGCGCGCTGCAGAATGCAGCCAGCATCGCCGGTCTGCTCTTGACCACCGAAGCCTTGATTTGCGAGATTCCCGAAAAGGAACCTGCACATCCGCATCCTGGCGGAGCGCCGGGCATGGGCGGCATGGATTATTAA
- the groES gene encoding co-chaperone GroES has translation MAVKPLGDRVLVKRLEEKEEKKGGIIIPDTAKEKPQEAEVIAVGPGKRGEDGKYIAPEVKKGDKVLISKYGGTDVKIDGVEHVIVREDDILAIVS, from the coding sequence ATGGCAGTAAAACCGCTCGGTGATAGAGTACTCGTGAAGAGACTTGAAGAAAAGGAAGAAAAAAAGGGAGGAATCATTATTCCCGATACGGCGAAAGAAAAACCTCAGGAAGCAGAAGTGATCGCCGTGGGACCCGGCAAGCGCGGCGAAGATGGAAAATATATCGCCCCAGAAGTCAAAAAAGGGGATAAGGTTCTCATCAGCAAATACGGCGGCACGGATGTCAAGATCGACGGCGTGGAGCATGTGATTGTTCGGGAAGACGACATCCTGGCGATTGTTTCCTAA
- a CDS encoding O-antigen ligase family protein, translating to MIDIILSLSIILFAAAFFAAFPYAGVIVLIGLSGIERWNIEGFGLSLPLNEWALAAFLLGAMLRKAAGPNEKGDESFLPLLLIAISGFSSCLFSLHSGLAIQEAFRSAGYIGAAYGVALILSHSNRLTWALCAAYAAGILAAFAAIFQLAKFSSDPFPVNGGFSNENYYSAATAFLLPFFLYESKQKQKTWQANGWIIVFYTLLFLALTAKSRSGAAAILLMLLLTYLAGLLDKKYAVWLLPVFIVGVLVFGRGLWGGSLSERTGRWLSNPFFQERLYNGYFALTAFIQHPIFGVGAGGFDDYARWAFPDYALSVSPGFSSPLIILAERGLAGGLAFTWLAVRLAASVSSLSRQTGEGIAHRAMLASLLVMAAASLMNALHTHLFTWCWIGILLQFPQKLAAPFSGKITESPSTKNKIVGQLRD from the coding sequence ATGATCGACATTATTCTATCTTTATCGATAATCCTTTTTGCGGCGGCGTTTTTTGCGGCCTTTCCTTATGCGGGAGTAATTGTTCTCATAGGGTTATCGGGGATTGAAAGATGGAACATCGAAGGATTCGGCCTATCCCTGCCCCTCAACGAATGGGCGTTGGCGGCGTTTCTTCTAGGAGCGATGCTGCGCAAAGCGGCCGGTCCCAACGAAAAAGGCGACGAATCTTTTCTCCCTCTGCTTCTCATCGCCATATCCGGCTTCTCATCCTGCCTCTTTAGCCTTCATTCCGGATTGGCGATTCAGGAAGCGTTTCGTTCCGCCGGATATATTGGCGCGGCTTATGGCGTCGCCTTGATTCTTTCCCATTCAAACCGCCTGACATGGGCCTTGTGCGCCGCTTACGCCGCTGGAATATTGGCCGCCTTTGCCGCTATTTTTCAATTAGCCAAGTTTTCCAGCGATCCTTTCCCCGTTAACGGCGGATTCTCAAATGAAAACTATTATTCCGCCGCCACCGCTTTTTTATTGCCTTTTTTTCTTTACGAATCGAAACAAAAACAGAAGACTTGGCAAGCGAACGGATGGATTATCGTCTTCTATACTCTTCTTTTTCTGGCGCTGACCGCCAAATCCCGCAGCGGCGCCGCTGCGATTCTTCTTATGTTGCTCTTAACCTATCTGGCAGGTTTGTTGGATAAAAAATACGCCGTCTGGCTTTTGCCGGTTTTTATCGTGGGCGTGCTCGTTTTCGGGCGCGGTTTGTGGGGAGGCAGCCTATCGGAGAGAACCGGCCGCTGGCTGTCGAATCCCTTCTTTCAGGAACGGCTATACAACGGCTACTTTGCGTTGACGGCCTTCATCCAGCATCCCATCTTTGGAGTAGGCGCAGGAGGCTTCGACGATTATGCGCGTTGGGCTTTTCCGGATTACGCCCTTTCCGTCTCGCCGGGTTTTTCGTCGCCTCTGATTATTTTAGCCGAAAGAGGATTGGCGGGAGGATTGGCTTTCACCTGGCTGGCGGTGCGGTTGGCCGCCTCCGTTTCCAGCCTCAGCCGCCAGACCGGAGAAGGAATAGCGCATCGAGCGATGCTGGCTTCGCTGTTGGTTATGGCGGCCGCTTCTCTGATGAATGCCCTGCACACCCATTTATTCACATGGTGCTGGATCGGCATTCTATTGCAATTCCCGCAAAAACTAGCGGCGCCCTTTTCTGGCAAGATAACAGAATCGCCATCTACAAAAAACAAGATCGTCGGGCAGTTGAGAGACTAG